One Cellulomonas taurus genomic region harbors:
- a CDS encoding single-stranded DNA-binding protein gives MAGDTVITVIGNLTADPELRFTPSGAAVANFTVASTPRSFDRQTNEWKDGDTLFMRCSIWREAAENVAESLTKGMRVIVQGRLVQRSYETREGEKRTVVELQVDEVGPSLRSASAKVTRAQRSGGGGGFGGNGGGGGGYGGQQQGGGFNGGGGGNQPADDPWATPQGGGGGGYSDEPPF, from the coding sequence ATGGCCGGTGACACTGTCATCACGGTGATCGGAAACCTCACCGCCGACCCGGAACTGCGGTTCACGCCGTCCGGTGCAGCGGTGGCCAACTTCACCGTGGCGTCCACCCCGCGGTCCTTCGACCGTCAGACCAACGAGTGGAAGGACGGCGACACGCTGTTCATGCGCTGCTCGATCTGGCGCGAGGCAGCGGAGAACGTCGCCGAGTCCCTGACCAAGGGCATGCGGGTCATCGTGCAGGGCCGGCTGGTGCAGCGGTCCTACGAGACCCGTGAGGGCGAGAAGCGCACCGTCGTCGAGCTGCAGGTCGACGAGGTCGGCCCGTCGCTGCGTAGCGCCTCGGCCAAGGTCACCCGGGCCCAGCGGTCCGGTGGTGGCGGCGGCTTCGGTGGCAACGGCGGCGGTGGCGGCGGCTACGGCGGCCAGCAGCAGGGTGGTGGCTTCAACGGTGGCGGCGGCGGCAACCAGCCCGCTGACGACCCGTGGGCCACTCCCCAGGGCGGCGGCGGTGGCGGCTACTCGGACGAGCCCCCGTTCTGA
- a CDS encoding inositol-3-phosphate synthase codes for MTAIRVAIAGVGNCASSLVQGVHYYADADPAGKVPGLMHVQFGDYHVSDLQFVAAFDVDAKKVGFDLSEAIGASENNTIKIADVPPLGVTVQRGPTLDGVGKYYAQTIEESDAEPVDVVQVLKDAKVDVLVSYLPVGSEEADKFYAQAAIDAGVAFVNALPVFIASDPVWAKKFEDAGVPIVGDDIKSQVGATITHRVLARLFEDRGVILDRTYQLNVGGNMDFKNMLERERLESKKISKTQAVTSNLQDGPLAGKKDDRNVHIGPSDYVAWLDDRKWAYVRLEGRAFGEVPLNLEYKLEVWDSPNSAGIIIDAVRAAKIAKDRGVGGPILSASTYFMKSPPVQHEDQEGRGLVEAFIRGDIER; via the coding sequence ATGACTGCCATCCGCGTTGCGATCGCCGGTGTGGGCAACTGCGCCTCGTCGCTTGTCCAGGGCGTGCACTACTACGCCGACGCCGACCCGGCGGGCAAGGTGCCCGGCCTGATGCACGTGCAGTTCGGTGACTACCACGTCTCCGACCTGCAGTTCGTCGCGGCCTTCGACGTGGACGCGAAGAAGGTCGGCTTCGACCTGTCCGAGGCCATCGGCGCCTCGGAGAACAACACGATCAAGATCGCCGACGTGCCGCCGCTGGGCGTCACCGTGCAGCGTGGCCCGACCCTGGACGGCGTGGGCAAGTACTACGCGCAGACCATCGAGGAGTCGGACGCCGAGCCGGTCGACGTCGTGCAGGTGCTCAAGGACGCCAAGGTGGACGTCCTGGTGTCCTACCTCCCGGTGGGCTCCGAAGAGGCCGACAAGTTCTACGCCCAGGCGGCCATCGACGCCGGTGTCGCGTTCGTGAACGCCCTGCCGGTGTTCATCGCCTCCGACCCGGTGTGGGCCAAGAAGTTCGAGGACGCCGGTGTCCCGATCGTCGGCGACGACATCAAGTCCCAGGTCGGCGCGACCATCACCCACCGCGTGCTCGCCCGCCTGTTCGAGGACCGCGGCGTCATCCTGGACCGCACGTACCAGCTGAACGTCGGCGGCAACATGGACTTCAAGAACATGCTCGAGCGCGAGCGCCTGGAGTCCAAGAAGATCTCCAAGACCCAGGCCGTCACCTCGAACCTGCAGGACGGTCCGCTGGCCGGCAAGAAGGACGACCGCAACGTCCACATCGGCCCGTCGGACTACGTCGCCTGGCTGGACGACCGCAAGTGGGCCTACGTCCGCCTGGAGGGTCGTGCCTTCGGTGAGGTGCCGCTGAACCTGGAGTACAAGCTCGAGGTCTGGGACTCCCCGAACTCGGCCGGCATCATCATCGACGCCGTGCGCGCCGCGAAGATCGCCAAGGACCGCGGTGTCGGTGGCCCGATCCTGTCGGCCTCGACCTACTTCATGAAGTCCCCGCCGGTCCAGCACGAGGACCAGGAGGGCCGCGGGCTCGTCGAGGCCTTCATCCGGGGTGACATCGAGCGCTGA
- the rpsF gene encoding 30S ribosomal protein S6, with translation MSLRQYEMMIILDPETDERTVAPSLDKYLSVIKTEGGTVDNVDIWGRRRLAYDIQKKSEGIYAVVDFSSTPATAKELDRQLGLNEVVLRTKVHRKDA, from the coding sequence ATGAGCCTGCGTCAGTACGAGATGATGATCATCCTCGACCCCGAGACCGACGAGCGCACCGTCGCTCCGTCGCTCGACAAGTACCTGTCGGTCATCAAGACCGAGGGCGGCACCGTCGACAACGTCGACATCTGGGGCCGTCGTCGTCTTGCCTACGACATCCAGAAGAAGTCCGAGGGCATCTACGCGGTGGTCGACTTCTCGTCCACCCCGGCGACCGCCAAGGAGCTGGACCGCCAGCTCGGCCTGAACGAGGTCGTCCTGCGCACCAAGGTGCACCGCAAGGACGCCTGA
- a CDS encoding transglycosylase domain-containing protein: protein MAGSNRPSSRSTTVRRIPADPRGRRRLIDYPRRGYTGIRRWLPSWRFVVGSITAFIFLCLGVGVAAYALTDIPAPDDFAEEQTSTAYFSDGTTPIGTFPGPNRNLIDYESLPAYVGQAVVSSEDRTFFENSGVSITGIGRALLNNITGGETQGASTLTQQYVERYYVGQTTTSYLGKAQEALRAIKISQTETKEQILGRYLNTIYFGRDSYGIDAASIAYFGHPSAEMTVSEAALLAGIIPSPNNWDPAVSPEKAEQRWNRVLNLMVEDGYITQADRDAQVFPTVVEFSRSDTYGGTNGYLLQYVKSELNANGISDEQISSGGLAITTTVDASAQQMAVDAVGRLRSGELSDGEQPSANLKVGVVTTDPASGGIVAMYGGDDFLADQYNRATYAVQAGSTFKPFTLIAALKEGIPLTSRFNGNSPRTIDGWDGNAVNNFGGTSYGNIDLIKATAQSVNTVYAELNLEVGPDQTAQVATDSGITTPVSSVASNVLGVDDVKPVDMANAYATIAAQGQHHKTYMVRQAVYPDGSVAYSGENQATTIYDANVAADATYAMTQVVQQGSGKTWIKPLDREIAGKTGTSNDNKSAWFMGFTPNVATAVAFSQVGDNGADRVTIDPWGGVKEITGSTWPAALWASYMEQLFTLPQYAEELSFPDRANVGATTKPTSTPEPTQEVTEAPAPEEPAAPTTVAVPTGLEGRLSGDAEAALVNAGLVPQVTQQSSPNVASGYVISVSPGGGAQVAPGSAVTVVVSTGPAVQPNPAPTQTQPPADPGAAGDPANPGNGG, encoded by the coding sequence GTGGCAGGCAGCAACCGACCGTCGAGCCGGTCGACCACCGTGCGTCGTATCCCCGCCGACCCCCGAGGTCGGCGGCGGCTGATCGACTATCCGCGGCGCGGCTACACCGGCATCCGGCGCTGGCTGCCCTCCTGGCGGTTCGTGGTCGGATCGATCACCGCGTTCATCTTCCTGTGCCTCGGGGTGGGGGTCGCGGCGTACGCGCTGACCGACATCCCGGCGCCGGACGACTTCGCCGAGGAGCAGACCAGCACCGCCTACTTCTCCGACGGCACCACCCCGATCGGGACCTTCCCCGGCCCGAACCGGAACCTGATCGACTACGAGTCGCTGCCCGCCTACGTCGGACAGGCGGTGGTCTCCTCGGAGGACCGGACGTTCTTCGAGAACTCCGGTGTCTCGATCACCGGCATCGGCCGCGCGCTGCTGAACAACATCACCGGCGGCGAGACCCAGGGCGCCTCGACCCTGACCCAGCAGTACGTCGAGCGGTACTACGTGGGGCAGACCACGACGAGTTACCTCGGCAAGGCCCAGGAGGCGCTCCGGGCGATCAAGATCTCGCAGACCGAGACCAAGGAGCAGATCCTCGGTCGCTACCTGAACACCATCTACTTCGGCCGCGACTCCTACGGCATCGATGCCGCGTCCATCGCCTACTTCGGTCACCCCTCGGCGGAGATGACGGTCTCCGAGGCGGCGTTGCTGGCCGGGATCATCCCGTCGCCGAACAACTGGGACCCCGCGGTCAGCCCGGAGAAGGCCGAGCAGCGCTGGAACCGGGTGCTGAACCTGATGGTCGAGGACGGGTACATCACCCAGGCCGACCGGGACGCCCAGGTGTTCCCGACCGTGGTCGAGTTCTCCCGCTCGGACACCTACGGCGGCACCAACGGGTACCTGCTGCAGTACGTGAAGTCCGAGCTGAACGCGAACGGGATCAGCGACGAGCAGATCAGCTCCGGCGGCCTGGCCATCACCACCACCGTCGACGCCTCCGCGCAGCAGATGGCCGTGGATGCGGTCGGCCGACTGCGCAGCGGGGAGCTCTCCGACGGCGAGCAGCCCAGCGCGAACCTCAAGGTCGGCGTCGTGACCACCGACCCCGCCTCCGGCGGCATCGTGGCGATGTACGGCGGCGACGACTTCCTGGCCGACCAGTACAACCGGGCCACCTACGCGGTGCAGGCGGGCTCGACGTTCAAGCCGTTCACCCTGATCGCGGCGCTCAAGGAGGGCATCCCGCTCACCAGCCGCTTCAACGGCAACAGCCCGCGCACGATCGACGGGTGGGACGGCAACGCCGTGAACAACTTCGGCGGGACCAGCTACGGGAACATCGACCTGATCAAGGCCACCGCGCAGTCGGTGAACACGGTCTACGCCGAGCTGAACCTGGAGGTCGGTCCGGACCAGACCGCGCAGGTCGCCACCGACTCCGGCATCACCACGCCGGTCAGCTCGGTCGCGTCCAATGTGCTCGGGGTCGACGACGTGAAGCCGGTCGACATGGCGAACGCCTACGCGACCATCGCCGCCCAGGGTCAGCACCACAAGACGTACATGGTCCGCCAGGCGGTGTATCCGGACGGCAGCGTCGCCTACTCCGGCGAGAACCAGGCGACGACGATCTACGACGCGAATGTGGCCGCCGACGCCACCTACGCGATGACCCAGGTGGTGCAGCAGGGCTCGGGCAAGACCTGGATCAAGCCGCTGGACCGGGAGATCGCCGGCAAGACCGGTACCTCCAACGACAACAAGTCGGCGTGGTTCATGGGCTTCACCCCGAACGTCGCCACCGCCGTCGCCTTCAGCCAGGTCGGCGACAACGGTGCCGACCGGGTCACCATCGACCCGTGGGGCGGGGTCAAGGAGATCACCGGGTCCACCTGGCCCGCGGCCCTGTGGGCGTCCTACATGGAGCAGCTCTTCACGCTGCCGCAGTACGCCGAGGAGCTGAGCTTCCCCGACCGCGCGAACGTGGGTGCGACCACCAAGCCGACCTCCACCCCGGAGCCCACCCAGGAGGTCACCGAGGCACCCGCGCCGGAGGAGCCGGCCGCGCCGACCACCGTCGCGGTGCCGACCGGCCTGGAGGGTCGCCTGTCGGGTGACGCCGAGGCTGCTCTGGTCAACGCCGGTCTGGTGCCGCAGGTGACCCAGCAGTCGAGCCCGAACGTGGCCTCGGGGTACGTGATCTCGGTCAGCCCGGGCGGCGGCGCCCAGGTGGCACCGGGTTCGGCGGTCACCGTGGTGGTGTCCACCGGTCCGGCGGTCCAACCGAACCCGGCACCGACCCAGACCCAGCCGCCGGCGGATCCAGGGGCGGCCGGCGATCCGGCGAACCCCGGCAACGGCGGTTGA
- a CDS encoding PadR family transcriptional regulator, whose product MRARSDVLESAILGLLHDSPMHGYELRKRLNLLLGSFRALSYGSLYPCLKSLAARGWISGSDASEAPAHALSGKRARIVYQLTAEGKEQFQNVLASSGPAAWEDENFGFRFAFFGQTDAETRLRILEGRRTRLTERLEMIHDSLTRTRVRMDEYTLELQRHGLDQVEREVRWLDDLIDHERRTRGARPSGADHQVDHRTNAAGADPAAQPQKERG is encoded by the coding sequence ATGCGCGCACGATCCGATGTGCTCGAATCGGCGATCCTCGGTCTGCTGCACGACTCCCCGATGCACGGGTACGAGCTGCGCAAGCGCCTCAACCTGCTGCTTGGGTCCTTCCGGGCCCTCAGCTACGGGTCGCTGTACCCGTGCCTGAAGTCGCTGGCCGCCCGGGGCTGGATCTCCGGCTCCGACGCGTCCGAGGCACCGGCGCACGCCCTGTCCGGCAAGCGGGCACGCATCGTGTACCAGCTCACCGCCGAGGGCAAGGAGCAGTTCCAGAACGTGCTGGCCTCCTCCGGCCCCGCCGCCTGGGAGGACGAGAACTTCGGCTTCCGGTTCGCCTTCTTCGGCCAGACCGACGCCGAGACCCGGCTGCGCATCCTGGAGGGCCGGCGGACCCGGCTCACCGAGCGGCTGGAGATGATCCACGACTCGCTGACCCGCACCCGGGTGCGGATGGACGAGTACACCCTCGAGCTGCAACGCCACGGGCTCGACCAGGTCGAGCGCGAGGTCCGGTGGCTCGACGACCTCATCGACCACGAGCGCCGCACCCGCGGTGCCCGTCCCAGCGGAGCCGACCACCAGGTCGATCACCGCACAAACGCCGCGGGTGCTGACCCAGCGGCTCAACCTCAGAAGGAGCGAGGATGA
- a CDS encoding MFS transporter, which yields MQVVSDLKQLWPLVDFRKLLVVRLTSQCSDGLFQAGLATLFFFSPENATTATGVAAAFAVLLLPFTVVGPWAGVFLDRWRRRQVLAIGNLIRAGLAVVIGLIILTVGVNPAVYVLALVTLSVNRFLLAAMSASQPRVVAGELLLTANSITPTLGTLCNGLGTGIGLGLSLVLPQTSVRDFVVLLCAAAVMLCASLLAGRIGIDRLGPDVTVDVRQIRQQLSSLGHGLVDGARYLIRRGTPGRALTVMTVHRFLYGVVFIASILIARNLLSDPTDARQGLLTFGVIGSATGIGFALAIVVTPIVSPLIGPHSWIAACMMLAAVTQALLAVTVAWPAVIAGSLLLGLAAQGAKIAVDTIVQRDTADAYRGRAFSLYDVLYNAAFVGAAALGAFTLPDTGWSRPVFAALAVVYLAAGLLYRTRATEPNPV from the coding sequence GTGCAGGTGGTCTCCGATCTGAAGCAGCTCTGGCCCCTGGTCGACTTCCGGAAGCTGCTGGTGGTCCGCCTGACCAGCCAGTGCTCCGACGGCCTGTTCCAGGCCGGGCTGGCGACCCTGTTCTTCTTCTCCCCGGAGAACGCGACCACCGCGACCGGGGTGGCGGCCGCCTTCGCCGTGCTGCTCCTACCGTTCACGGTGGTCGGACCGTGGGCCGGGGTGTTCCTCGACCGGTGGCGACGACGTCAGGTGCTGGCGATCGGCAACCTGATCCGCGCCGGGCTCGCCGTGGTGATCGGGCTGATCATCCTCACCGTCGGCGTGAACCCGGCGGTGTACGTGCTCGCGCTGGTGACCCTGTCGGTGAACCGGTTCCTGCTGGCGGCGATGTCGGCCTCCCAGCCGCGGGTGGTCGCCGGCGAGCTGCTGCTCACGGCGAACTCGATCACTCCGACCCTCGGCACCCTCTGCAACGGCCTGGGCACCGGGATCGGGTTGGGCCTGAGCCTGGTGCTGCCGCAGACCTCGGTGCGGGACTTCGTCGTGCTGCTGTGCGCCGCCGCGGTGATGCTGTGCGCCTCGCTGCTGGCCGGGCGGATCGGGATCGACCGCCTGGGCCCCGATGTCACCGTCGACGTGCGGCAGATCCGGCAGCAGCTGAGCAGCCTCGGCCACGGCCTGGTCGACGGCGCGCGCTACCTGATCCGGCGCGGCACCCCCGGCCGGGCACTGACCGTGATGACCGTGCACCGGTTCCTGTACGGCGTGGTGTTCATCGCCAGCATCCTGATCGCCCGGAACCTGCTGTCCGACCCCACCGACGCCCGGCAGGGGCTGCTCACCTTCGGGGTGATCGGGTCGGCGACCGGGATCGGCTTCGCATTGGCGATCGTGGTCACCCCGATCGTGTCGCCGCTGATCGGCCCGCACTCCTGGATCGCCGCCTGCATGATGTTGGCGGCCGTCACTCAGGCGCTGCTCGCCGTCACCGTCGCCTGGCCCGCCGTGATCGCCGGGTCGCTGCTGCTCGGCCTGGCCGCCCAGGGCGCGAAGATCGCCGTGGACACCATCGTGCAGCGGGACACCGCCGACGCGTATCGCGGCCGGGCGTTCTCCCTCTACGACGTGCTCTACAACGCCGCCTTCGTGGGCGCGGCAGCCCTCGGGGCGTTCACGCTGCCGGACACCGGGTGGTCCCGGCCGGTGTTCGCCGCCCTCGCCGTGGTGTACCTCGCGGCGGGGCTGCTCTACCGGACCCGAGCGACCGAGCCGAACCCGGTCTAG
- the rplI gene encoding 50S ribosomal protein L9 translates to MAKLILTHEVTGLGAPGDVVDVKDGYARNYLIPRRLATPWSKGAEKEVTAIRRARKSREIATLDDARAVRDSLQSTGVTVSAKTGNGGRLFGAVSTAEIADAVKAAGGPSVDRRKIEVAQPIKALGDYEVQVRLHPEVSAKLKVTVVSA, encoded by the coding sequence ATGGCCAAGCTGATCCTGACCCACGAGGTCACCGGTCTGGGTGCCCCCGGCGACGTCGTCGACGTCAAGGACGGGTACGCCCGCAACTACCTCATCCCGCGCCGCCTCGCGACCCCGTGGTCGAAGGGTGCCGAGAAGGAGGTCACCGCGATCCGTCGGGCACGCAAGTCCCGTGAGATCGCGACCCTGGACGACGCTCGCGCCGTCCGCGACTCCCTGCAGTCCACCGGCGTGACCGTGTCTGCCAAGACCGGTAACGGTGGTCGTCTGTTCGGTGCCGTGTCCACCGCCGAGATCGCCGACGCCGTCAAGGCCGCCGGTGGCCCGTCGGTCGACCGTCGCAAGATCGAGGTCGCCCAGCCGATCAAGGCCCTGGGTGACTACGAGGTCCAGGTCCGCCTGCACCCCGAGGTCTCCGCCAAGCTGAAGGTCACGGTCGTCTCGGCCTGA
- the rpsR gene encoding 30S ribosomal protein S18: protein MAKAVVRKPKKKQNPLKAAKIESVDYKDTALLRKFISDRGKIRARRVTGVTVQEQRAIARAVKNAREMALLPYSSSAR, encoded by the coding sequence ATGGCCAAGGCCGTTGTCCGGAAGCCCAAGAAGAAGCAGAACCCGCTCAAGGCGGCGAAGATCGAGTCGGTCGACTACAAGGACACCGCTCTGCTGCGGAAGTTCATCTCCGACCGCGGAAAGATCCGCGCCCGTCGCGTCACCGGCGTGACCGTCCAGGAGCAGCGTGCGATCGCACGGGCCGTGAAGAACGCCCGCGAGATGGCTCTGCTGCCCTACTCGTCGTCGGCTCGCTGA